A segment of the Synechococcales cyanobacterium T60_A2020_003 genome:
GTTGGATCTGTAAGGATTTTATTCAGTTGAAACCAGACGGTAGAATAAAAGCTGGCAAACCGATAGATTTTTACCGTCGCTCTGGGGGTGTATCGTACACCTAAGCCAGATGAGCAGAGGAGAGCTGTTCCATGTTTGACTTTCTAGCCAAATGTTTTCCCTGGAAAATATCTGCCCGTCGCTCTTTCGTCAGAACCTATCAGGCTATTAGTACTGCTTCTGTCGATGCTCTTTGGCAAAAAGTAGAGAACTTGGCCGACGTATCCTGGCATCCAGTCATTATCAGCACAAATGCCCCCAATGGCTTATTACCAACACCCGGCCTGATTTACCAGGCCGTTACCTGTTTTTTTCCAATTCCCATTCGCATTTTTGTGGAGCGTGTAAATCCGAGAGAACTTCTGAGTATCCGCATTTTGGCGCTACCAGGACTAGAGGAGCGAGTGACATACCAAGTAGAGTCAACGGTGTGTGGGACACAAATTTCCTATTCCGTAACCTTGCGCGGATGGCTCTCCCCCTTGGTGTGGTCAGTCATACGTCCCTATGCAGCACGGGTCGCTAGCCAACTTGCCCAAGCTGCTGAGCAGGATCTGCTCAAACCAAGGCTAAATAAACGTTCGGAAAAACTCCAGCAGAACTTCCGAGATCTATTCGGACTCTTTGTAGCCTGTCTAGGACTCAGCTATGGAGTAGCTCACTACTACTGATAGTGATCCCCGTTACATAGCCCAGCCGCTTTCCAATGTCCAAGTTTTTAGAACCTTGAGTACAGCAATTGCAGGAAGTTATAGATGCTTGGGTGCGAATCTTTGTCATCGCAGCTTAAGATTAGCTTTAGGGATTGCTCTAGGAATTAATTCCTAGAGATGACGCTAAGGGGGCGATCGCAAATTTTAGATGTCGTTAGCCTCCATCGTTTTTCCCTAATCCACCACCTTGGATGAGAACCCTTACCACTCGCAATGAAGCGTATGTCGAACGTGCTTGATCCCCAGTCCGTCCTCGAAGTTTTGCGACCTGTCCAAGATCCCGAACTCCAGAAAAGCCTGGTAGACCTTAACATGATCCGAAATGTTACGGTCACTGATGGAAACGTAAGCTTTACGCTAGTTCTCACCACTCCAGCCTGTCCTCTGCGAGAGTTTATTGTGGATGATTGTAAAAAGGCGGTACAAAGTCTACCGGGAGTGCAACAGGTCTCAGTCGAGGTTACCGCCGAGACACCAAGTCAGAAATCCTTACCCGATCGCCAAGGCGTTACGGGGATCAAAAATATCATCGCCGTTTCCAGTGGAAAAGGTGGGGTTGGCAAAAGCACAGTTGCGGTCAACATTGCAGCAGCTCTCGCCCAAAGCGGCGCTAAGGTTGGGTTGCTGGATGCCGATATCTA
Coding sequences within it:
- a CDS encoding SRPBCC family protein — translated: MFDFLAKCFPWKISARRSFVRTYQAISTASVDALWQKVENLADVSWHPVIISTNAPNGLLPTPGLIYQAVTCFFPIPIRIFVERVNPRELLSIRILALPGLEERVTYQVESTVCGTQISYSVTLRGWLSPLVWSVIRPYAARVASQLAQAAEQDLLKPRLNKRSEKLQQNFRDLFGLFVACLGLSYGVAHYY